In Candidatus Eremiobacteraceae bacterium, one DNA window encodes the following:
- a CDS encoding S53 family peptidase, which yields MNESRVVLAGSTKEAASNATLVGKTDPSTNIDVTVILKPKSAIDGPALSDHVATPVENRIMPDRAAFVQQYGADDAAINAVKDYAAACGLSVKNVDAGRRVVELSGSVANAERAFGTELQDFTRGSLTFRGRQGPVTLPAGIAPLVEAVLGLDNRPAASPRVIHPRVAQKSYYPREIASLYQFPTGDGAGEAVAIIELGGAYDATDLKTYFAAALAPGTPAPKVSTVSVSPGLPVAYGSADDDEVMLDIEMIGGIAPGANIVVYFAENTDQGFYQAVSQAVHDPNTSAVSISWGSKESDWTAQTMTAWETLAQSAALLSVSVFAAAGDHGSSDQQTSDSDFDGQRHADFPGTAPHITSCGGTNLQGSSGTITGETVWNNQDGWATGGGVSVQFPVPTWQAGLIAESKTALTMRGVPDIAGDADPNSGIAVRVHGQDLVSGGTSAVAPLWAALTALLNQRLKSKVGFFTPMLYATTACNDITVGDNGANSVAGFSAKAGWDACTGLGSPNGAKIQASLTAVTSAGSKVQQPV from the coding sequence ATGAATGAATCGCGGGTAGTCCTAGCGGGCAGCACAAAAGAAGCCGCCTCGAATGCCACGCTGGTCGGAAAGACCGATCCGTCCACCAACATCGACGTCACGGTGATTCTAAAGCCGAAAAGCGCTATCGACGGGCCGGCGCTAAGCGACCACGTAGCCACGCCGGTGGAAAACCGGATCATGCCGGACCGCGCGGCATTCGTCCAGCAATATGGCGCCGACGACGCGGCCATCAACGCGGTCAAGGACTATGCCGCGGCGTGCGGCCTTTCCGTGAAAAACGTCGACGCAGGGCGTCGAGTCGTCGAGCTCAGCGGCTCGGTCGCAAACGCTGAACGAGCGTTTGGCACCGAATTGCAAGACTTCACGCGCGGCTCGCTCACCTTCCGTGGGAGACAAGGTCCGGTCACGCTGCCCGCCGGAATCGCACCCCTCGTCGAAGCAGTGCTCGGTCTGGACAATCGCCCTGCCGCCTCGCCGCGCGTCATTCATCCGCGGGTAGCGCAGAAATCATACTATCCGAGGGAGATCGCAAGCCTGTATCAATTTCCGACTGGGGATGGAGCGGGCGAGGCCGTTGCCATCATCGAGCTTGGCGGCGCGTACGATGCCACCGACCTGAAAACCTATTTCGCCGCTGCCCTTGCGCCGGGCACTCCCGCGCCGAAAGTGTCCACGGTCAGCGTCTCGCCGGGCTTACCGGTCGCGTACGGCTCAGCCGACGACGACGAAGTCATGCTGGACATCGAGATGATCGGCGGCATCGCACCCGGCGCGAACATCGTCGTCTACTTCGCCGAAAACACCGATCAGGGTTTCTATCAGGCGGTCTCGCAGGCCGTCCACGATCCGAACACATCGGCAGTGTCGATAAGCTGGGGATCCAAGGAAAGCGATTGGACCGCTCAAACGATGACCGCCTGGGAAACGCTTGCCCAAAGCGCCGCCTTGCTGAGCGTGAGCGTCTTCGCTGCGGCAGGAGACCACGGCAGTTCAGATCAGCAAACATCGGACAGCGATTTCGACGGTCAGCGGCACGCGGATTTTCCGGGAACTGCGCCTCACATCACGTCGTGCGGTGGTACGAACCTTCAGGGCAGTTCGGGGACCATCACGGGCGAGACCGTCTGGAACAATCAAGACGGTTGGGCCACTGGAGGCGGCGTCAGCGTTCAATTCCCCGTACCCACTTGGCAAGCCGGATTGATCGCTGAATCCAAAACGGCGCTCACGATGCGCGGCGTTCCGGATATCGCGGGCGATGCGGATCCAAACTCCGGCATCGCCGTTCGCGTTCACGGCCAGGACCTCGTGAGCGGCGGGACCAGCGCCGTGGCGCCGCTTTGGGCAGCGCTGACCGCACTGCTCAACCAGCGGCTCAAAAGCAAAGTTGGATTTTTCACGCCGATGCTGTATGCCACGACAGCCTGCAACGACATCACGGTCGGCGACAACGGCGCGAACAGCGTCGCTGGTTTTAGCGCCAAGGCGGGTTGGGATGCGTGCACCGGCCTCGGCTCACCCAACGGTGCAAAAATACAAGCGTCGCTGACGGCGGTGACGAGCGCGGGATCAAAGGTTCAGCAGCCCGTTTGA
- a CDS encoding DHA2 family efflux MFS transporter permease subunit codes for MAKPNPWLLLGVVMVGNFLGPLNSSIATVALPNLMSSFGADLGTISWVITGYMLGYAVSMPTAGWLADTFGRKRMYMTGLVIFTVASILASLAWNPISLIGFRILQAVGGGFLSATSMAVIVQFFPVNQLGRALGVWGLGMVLAPALGPYVGGYLIDLVDWRFIFLIGMPFGIAGLILSYFLLPDDTERIHRRFDVVGFVSLTASLLMFLYALSQGNTEGWDSPVIVGCFFGAALFFAIFIPWEMHTADPLMELHLFETWNFSIAVALRALLGAGYYMGIVLIPVFVQDQLGYTPLQSGAVLVPAGLAMALAMPIAGTLSDRLGARSFVVVGLVIATIASFAFRDLSTDWSFSLLATVMLWRSLGLGLLFTPLTSAALWNVPRNLGGRASGIINTVWQVGGSIGIAASTAYTTIRLKERFTDLSSHVTAFQPAVQQYLAQTSRWAAMHGLAPNAAMAMLQARLTAAATVLSYQDAFVISAIMLACAIPLAFALRQRPSGVIVLDVSSHSSAPVEVVREESEAV; via the coding sequence ATGGCAAAACCTAATCCTTGGCTCCTTCTCGGCGTCGTGATGGTGGGCAACTTCCTCGGCCCTCTCAATTCGAGCATAGCAACGGTCGCGCTGCCGAATCTCATGTCGTCGTTCGGCGCGGACTTGGGGACCATCAGTTGGGTGATCACGGGTTATATGCTGGGCTACGCGGTCTCGATGCCCACTGCCGGCTGGTTAGCGGATACGTTTGGCCGCAAACGCATGTACATGACTGGGCTCGTGATCTTCACAGTTGCGTCGATCCTCGCTTCGCTTGCGTGGAATCCCATCTCGCTGATCGGCTTTCGGATTCTCCAGGCCGTCGGCGGCGGCTTTCTCTCCGCGACCTCCATGGCAGTCATCGTGCAATTCTTTCCCGTCAACCAGCTCGGGCGCGCGCTGGGTGTGTGGGGCCTGGGGATGGTGCTTGCGCCGGCTCTCGGGCCATATGTCGGCGGCTATCTCATCGATCTCGTCGACTGGCGGTTTATCTTCTTGATCGGCATGCCGTTCGGCATCGCCGGACTGATCTTGAGCTATTTCTTGCTGCCCGACGACACGGAGCGCATCCATCGCCGATTCGACGTTGTTGGGTTCGTCAGTCTCACTGCTTCACTCTTGATGTTCTTGTACGCGTTGAGCCAGGGCAACACCGAGGGTTGGGACTCGCCGGTCATCGTCGGCTGCTTTTTCGGCGCCGCGCTGTTCTTCGCGATCTTCATCCCGTGGGAGATGCACACCGCCGATCCGTTGATGGAGCTGCACCTCTTCGAGACGTGGAATTTCTCGATCGCGGTCGCGTTGCGCGCCCTGCTGGGCGCCGGCTACTACATGGGGATCGTGCTCATCCCGGTTTTCGTTCAGGATCAGCTCGGTTACACGCCGCTTCAATCGGGCGCCGTGCTGGTGCCGGCCGGCCTTGCGATGGCCCTTGCCATGCCCATAGCGGGAACGCTTTCGGATCGGCTGGGCGCGCGTTCGTTCGTCGTCGTCGGCCTTGTCATCGCGACCATCGCCTCGTTCGCTTTCCGCGATCTCAGCACCGATTGGAGCTTCTCGCTTCTGGCGACCGTGATGCTCTGGCGCTCTCTCGGGCTTGGCCTGCTCTTCACTCCGCTTACGAGCGCAGCGTTGTGGAACGTCCCTCGCAACCTCGGAGGGCGTGCCTCGGGTATCATCAACACCGTGTGGCAAGTGGGTGGGAGCATCGGCATCGCTGCGTCGACGGCATATACCACAATCCGCCTCAAAGAACGATTCACCGATCTCTCATCACATGTCACAGCGTTCCAGCCCGCCGTGCAGCAGTATCTTGCGCAGACGTCGCGCTGGGCGGCCATGCACGGTCTCGCGCCGAACGCCGCAATGGCGATGCTGCAGGCCCGGCTCACGGCGGCGGCCACCGTTCTCTCGTACCAAGACGCGTTCGTCATCAGCGCGATCATGCTCGCGTGCGCGATCCCGCTCGCGTTCGCTCTGCGGCAAAGGCCATCCGGCGTCATCGTCCTCGACGTTTCATCCCATTCGTCTGCGCCGGTCGAGGTGGTCCGCGAGGAATCCGAAGCCGTGTGA
- a CDS encoding class I SAM-dependent methyltransferase, which yields MRRAAVVARDPVAARVMSAAEGYDLAASSYDEWPWSRFWDRVETPLVREWLVAQPRGEVVDLGCGSGRYRRLIQDLGNSYTGVDISKKMLAENRAKHRDVIATRTAVLVAADVRHTTLASGAAHSIVCTRVLSHIAEPRDLFAEICRLLIPGGECFLSDIDPSHAYEYTHMPTPHGDIAIETYKHSWPALAKAISDTSRLTVLRREVHTPQSLHPGATPLKLPNGRAAARRPLLDVCVLKCV from the coding sequence ATGAGACGGGCGGCGGTTGTAGCGCGCGATCCGGTCGCCGCTCGGGTGATGAGCGCGGCCGAAGGGTATGACTTGGCGGCGTCGTCGTACGACGAGTGGCCGTGGAGCCGTTTTTGGGATCGCGTCGAGACGCCGCTTGTAAGAGAGTGGCTCGTCGCGCAGCCGCGCGGCGAGGTCGTGGATCTGGGGTGTGGATCCGGGCGATACCGCCGGCTGATTCAAGATCTGGGAAATTCGTATACCGGCGTCGACATCTCCAAAAAAATGCTTGCGGAGAATCGGGCCAAGCACCGCGATGTGATCGCCACGCGGACGGCCGTTCTCGTCGCCGCGGACGTCCGGCATACCACGCTCGCCAGCGGCGCCGCCCACTCGATCGTCTGCACACGCGTGCTCTCGCATATAGCGGAGCCACGCGACCTTTTTGCCGAAATCTGCCGCCTCCTAATACCGGGCGGCGAGTGCTTTCTGAGCGACATCGATCCGTCGCACGCATATGAGTACACGCACATGCCCACGCCGCATGGCGACATCGCGATCGAAACCTATAAGCATAGCTGGCCTGCGTTGGCCAAGGCGATTTCGGACACGTCACGCCTCACCGTGCTGCGGCGTGAAGTCCACACGCCGCAAAGCTTGCATCCGGGCGCCACGCCGTTGAAGCTGCCGAACGGTCGTGCAGCGGCGCGCAGACCGTTGCTCGATGTGTGCGTCTTGAAATGCGTGTAG
- a CDS encoding pyridoxamine 5'-phosphate oxidase family protein, with amino-acid sequence MTAQIYHEGSRAFQDRFDTRRLADRIESRLVADRIDEEDREFIESRDMFFLSTVDHRGYPTCSYKGGDPGFVRILDDRTIAFPNYDGNGMYLSIGNAAAQHKVGMLFIDFENPKRLRIHGDASIDFEDRLIAGYPEAQFVVRVHVREVFPNCPRYIHRYALVERSRFVPKSGLATPVPEWKKSEWAADVLPKL; translated from the coding sequence ATGACGGCTCAGATCTATCACGAAGGCAGTCGGGCTTTTCAGGACCGGTTCGACACGCGGCGGCTAGCAGATCGCATCGAATCGCGATTGGTCGCCGATCGAATCGATGAAGAAGACCGGGAGTTCATCGAGAGCCGCGACATGTTCTTTCTCTCGACCGTGGATCATAGGGGCTATCCGACGTGTTCGTACAAAGGCGGCGATCCCGGATTCGTCCGCATCCTCGACGATCGTACGATCGCATTCCCGAATTACGACGGCAATGGCATGTACCTTTCCATCGGCAACGCCGCCGCGCAGCATAAAGTCGGCATGCTGTTCATCGATTTTGAAAACCCGAAACGGTTGCGCATTCACGGGGATGCGTCGATAGATTTCGAAGATCGTCTAATCGCCGGCTATCCCGAAGCGCAGTTCGTCGTTCGGGTTCACGTGCGTGAAGTGTTTCCGAATTGCCCGCGCTACATCCATCGCTACGCCCTCGTCGAACGCTCGCGATTCGTGCCGAAATCCGGCCTTGCGACACCCGTTCCTGAATGGAAGAAAAGCGAGTGGGCAGCCGACGTCTTGCCGAAACTGTAG
- a CDS encoding MerR family transcriptional regulator gives MAIANPRLFTVADAARQAGVTGRTLRYYEELGLLQSARSPGGHRLYEPSAIGVLARIKNMQSLGFSLETIAKVLRYRTYVDDRGERHLKLADLRNLAREARDDLESVHKRIKMIARELADARRSAAQLERDCRFIEGRLREREADGKT, from the coding sequence ATGGCTATCGCAAATCCAAGGCTTTTCACGGTCGCTGACGCCGCCCGGCAAGCCGGCGTCACCGGGCGCACGCTGCGTTACTACGAAGAGCTTGGGCTATTGCAATCTGCGAGATCCCCTGGCGGGCATCGGCTGTACGAGCCAAGTGCGATCGGCGTGCTCGCGCGCATCAAGAACATGCAATCGCTGGGCTTCTCTCTTGAGACCATCGCCAAAGTCCTGCGCTACCGCACGTATGTCGATGACCGCGGCGAGCGCCACCTCAAGCTTGCCGATCTACGCAATCTCGCGCGCGAGGCCCGCGACGACCTCGAGAGCGTACACAAGCGCATCAAGATGATCGCGCGCGAGCTCGCCGACGCCAGGCGGAGCGCGGCGCAGTTGGAGCGAGACTGTCGCTTCATCGAAGGACGCCTGCGAGAGCGCGAGGCCGATGGCAAAACCTAA